A genome region from Candidatus Bathyarchaeia archaeon includes the following:
- a CDS encoding ornithine cyclodeaminase family protein yields the protein MANEITLLSREDVQSTLTMRDAIEATRIAIVDHHRKRTQMVKRRYLFLDKGRIGCMAAYIESIGSAGVKVVNTFHENPAKYNLPAISALIILCDIDTGLPRVIMDGTYITMMRTGAISALATEYLARRDSKTAGIIGAGEQGKGQLLGLKEVLDLERVYVYDVDKGRMDRFAERMGRETGLEVLGSSSAEEVVRRADVLATATPSMTPVVFNKWVNPGLHINSVGGASRGEQEIDTEILKRSKLVVDDFENASTLGGIAKPISSGELSKGDIYAELGEIVAGEKPGRASQDELTVFISSGLAIQDVAIAQAVLERATGLGTKIRLM from the coding sequence ATGGCGAATGAGATAACCCTCCTCTCCCGAGAGGACGTTCAATCGACTCTGACGATGAGGGATGCGATAGAGGCGACGAGGATCGCGATCGTGGATCATCATAGGAAGAGGACCCAGATGGTCAAGAGGAGATATCTCTTCCTTGACAAGGGCAGGATAGGATGTATGGCGGCGTATATCGAATCCATAGGCAGTGCGGGGGTCAAGGTAGTTAATACGTTCCATGAAAACCCAGCCAAGTATAATTTGCCGGCCATATCGGCGCTCATAATCCTCTGTGACATCGATACGGGCTTGCCTCGCGTGATAATGGACGGCACTTATATAACAATGATGAGGACGGGGGCGATATCAGCCCTAGCGACCGAATACTTGGCTCGAAGGGATTCCAAGACGGCTGGGATAATCGGGGCTGGTGAACAGGGCAAGGGGCAATTGCTGGGCCTGAAGGAGGTCCTCGATCTGGAGAGGGTCTACGTATACGATGTGGATAAAGGTCGGATGGATAGGTTCGCCGAGCGGATGGGCAGGGAAACGGGCCTTGAGGTCTTGGGCTCAAGCTCCGCGGAGGAGGTCGTTAGGAGGGCCGATGTCCTAGCGACGGCTACGCCCTCCATGACCCCCGTCGTATTCAACAAATGGGTCAATCCGGGCCTTCACATAAACTCGGTGGGAGGGGCGTCGAGGGGGGAGCAGGAGATAGATACTGAAATACTCAAGAGGTCAAAGCTTGTGGTAGATGATTTTGAGAATGCCTCTACGCTGGGCGGGATAGCTAAGCCCATCTCCTCGGGTGAACTCTCCAAGGGGGATATATATGCGGAATTGGGGGAGATAGTGGCTGGGGAGAAACCCGGCAGGGCCTCCCAAGATGAGCTCACGGTTTTCATCTCGAGTGGGCTGGCAATCCAAGACGTCGCCATCGCCCAAGCCGTCCTCGAAAGGGCCACGGGGCTTGGGACCAAGATAAGGCTCATGTAA
- a CDS encoding uroporphyrinogen decarboxylase family protein: MKPRERFLSAIKREGPDRIPISLWWHAYNLNAGIGFREFARDGKKNAMGHLAFLKEFDVDFLKVTPDGLFFLEDWGGRLEYDEGASMPKAAEYAVKSAEDWERLEALDPRRAKLHSEQLRSLEIIAERLKDFPFLETVFNPFTTAIKIAGEGRVRKDMRENPRALKKGLEAITETTMDFIREALEIGAIGIFYSIKTLSAKSITRAEFEEFNKPYDLKIMGSMRDADVVMIHAHNDERGDDLLIDEVLDYGANSLHWWDKGTTLSLKRARAELSDKFCLAGGIDHKGTMMKTPLDVEGEIKDAIRIVGGEGFILGPGCTLSPRTPRENMLAAIAAARKYGGSGGPRDGE, translated from the coding sequence ATGAAGCCGAGGGAGAGGTTCCTCTCGGCAATCAAGCGGGAGGGGCCTGATAGGATCCCGATAAGCCTATGGTGGCATGCCTATAACCTAAACGCGGGGATTGGCTTCAGGGAATTCGCCAGGGATGGGAAGAAGAACGCGATGGGGCATCTCGCGTTCCTGAAGGAGTTCGATGTCGATTTCCTGAAGGTGACGCCGGATGGGCTGTTCTTCCTCGAGGATTGGGGCGGGAGGTTGGAATACGACGAGGGGGCCTCCATGCCAAAGGCGGCCGAGTACGCAGTCAAATCAGCGGAGGATTGGGAGAGGCTGGAGGCCCTGGATCCAAGGAGGGCCAAGCTCCATTCCGAGCAATTGAGGTCGCTCGAGATCATCGCCGAGAGGCTGAAGGATTTCCCATTCTTGGAAACGGTCTTCAATCCCTTCACGACCGCCATAAAGATAGCGGGCGAGGGGCGCGTGCGCAAGGACATGAGGGAGAACCCAAGGGCCCTTAAGAAGGGCTTGGAGGCGATAACGGAGACGACGATGGATTTCATAAGGGAGGCCCTAGAGATAGGGGCGATTGGGATATTCTATTCCATAAAGACCCTATCGGCCAAATCCATAACGCGGGCGGAGTTCGAGGAGTTCAACAAGCCCTACGATTTGAAGATAATGGGCTCCATGAGGGATGCCGATGTCGTGATGATCCATGCCCATAACGATGAGCGGGGGGACGATCTCCTGATCGATGAAGTTTTGGATTACGGGGCCAATTCGCTCCATTGGTGGGACAAGGGGACGACCCTGAGCTTGAAGAGGGCGAGGGCCGAGCTATCGGACAAATTCTGCTTGGCCGGGGGGATAGATCATAAGGGGACGATGATGAAGACCCCATTAGATGTGGAGGGCGAGATCAAGGATGCCATAAGGATTGTCGGCGGCGAGGGCTTCATACTAGGCCCAGGGTGCACCCTCAGCCCAAGGACTCCGAGGGAAAACATGCTCGCGGCAATAGCCGCCGCCAGGAAATATGGCGGGAGCGGGGGCCCTAGGGATGGCGAATGA
- a CDS encoding translation initiation factor IF-6, which produces MPIERMDIFGNANIGVYCFSNEEVALIPMGVPEGKRRILSGALGVKVCSVNICGSRLNGVLVAANSNGIAVPHTIGEEELRILRAHFPRVEVIRSKRTALGNLILVNDEGGMADPRLPSGLLRTLSKLFGVEVRRGRISGLPYVGALAVATNSGVLAHPSISDEERRLLEDALKVPVGTGTVNFGIPFVKAGLLANTKGAVVGSATTGPELMGISRALGIG; this is translated from the coding sequence TTGCCTATAGAGCGCATGGACATATTCGGCAACGCCAACATAGGCGTATACTGCTTCTCCAACGAGGAGGTCGCCCTGATCCCGATGGGCGTCCCGGAGGGGAAGAGGAGGATCTTGAGCGGAGCCCTCGGCGTCAAGGTGTGCTCGGTCAACATCTGCGGCTCCAGACTGAACGGGGTTTTGGTTGCCGCGAACTCGAATGGCATAGCCGTTCCCCATACGATTGGGGAGGAAGAACTCCGGATCTTGAGGGCGCATTTCCCAAGGGTTGAGGTGATCCGATCGAAGAGGACGGCCTTGGGCAATCTCATATTGGTGAACGATGAGGGCGGGATGGCTGACCCCCGGCTCCCTAGCGGGCTTTTGAGGACCCTTTCCAAGCTCTTCGGGGTCGAGGTCAGGAGGGGGAGGATATCCGGCCTCCCCTACGTCGGGGCCCTCGCGGTCGCGACTAACTCCGGGGTACTAGCGCATCCCTCCATAAGCGATGAGGAGAGGAGGCTCTTGGAGGATGCCCTCAAGGTCCCGGTTGGGACGGGGACCGTGAACTTCGGGATCCCCTTCGTGAAGGCCGGGCTATTGGCGAACACAAAGGGCGCCGTCGTTGGCTCCGCGACCACCGGGCCGGAGCTGATGGGCATCTCAAGGGCCCTCGGGATAGGGTGA
- the cofE gene encoding coenzyme F420-0:L-glutamate ligase: MIEIYAIETGLIRPGDDVLGIVLDAARESGLEIRDGDVLAVATKAISTAMGAIVDLSGVEPSKRARDLAEATSLEPEFVELVLREADEIYGGVEGALLTMKSGIMAINAGVDHKNVGIGRAALWPPDPQAVVDDLRRRVLERTGKRIGVILVDSRITPLRRGTIGLAVAASGFEPVEDCRGRRDIYGRPLRITWMAVADDLACAAHLAMGETDRLTPAVLIRGAPIRLSESTDGESIKIGPRDCVFMRALLGHGQRPRPDRL; this comes from the coding sequence ATGATCGAAATATACGCCATCGAAACTGGCCTTATCAGACCGGGCGACGACGTCCTCGGGATCGTATTAGATGCCGCGCGGGAGAGCGGCCTAGAAATCCGCGATGGCGACGTTCTCGCGGTGGCTACTAAGGCGATCTCGACGGCCATGGGGGCGATCGTCGATCTAAGCGGGGTGGAGCCATCCAAGAGGGCTAGGGATTTGGCTGAGGCCACATCGCTGGAGCCGGAGTTCGTGGAGCTGGTCCTGAGGGAGGCGGATGAGATATACGGCGGGGTGGAGGGGGCCTTGTTGACGATGAAATCGGGCATAATGGCAATCAACGCCGGCGTCGATCATAAAAACGTTGGCATCGGGAGGGCCGCCCTTTGGCCACCCGATCCCCAAGCAGTGGTGGATGATCTCAGGAGGAGGGTGCTCGAGAGGACCGGCAAAAGGATAGGAGTTATCCTCGTCGATAGTAGAATAACACCGTTGAGGAGGGGGACGATAGGGTTGGCGGTGGCCGCCTCTGGGTTCGAGCCGGTTGAGGATTGCAGGGGGCGGCGGGATATATACGGTAGGCCTCTGAGGATAACTTGGATGGCCGTAGCGGACGACCTCGCTTGCGCGGCGCATTTGGCGATGGGTGAGACGGATCGATTGACGCCAGCCGTGCTGATAAGGGGGGCGCCGATCCGCTTGAGCGAATCGACAGATGGGGAATCGATCAAGATAGGGCCGAGGGATTGCGTATTCATGAGGGCCCTTTTGGGGCATGGCCAAAGGCCTAGGCCGGATAGACTATGA
- a CDS encoding 50S ribosomal protein L31e, whose amino-acid sequence MSERKSGPAEGEIEVAEEKVCTISFRRAWIAPMWRRAPRVSRMLRDYAKRIMKAEEVLISGEVNEAIWSKGSGNPPRKMRVRLVKDKEGKVIVYPA is encoded by the coding sequence ATGAGCGAAAGGAAATCCGGCCCGGCTGAGGGGGAGATCGAGGTCGCGGAGGAGAAGGTATGCACCATATCCTTCAGGAGGGCCTGGATAGCCCCCATGTGGAGGAGGGCCCCGAGGGTTTCGAGGATGCTCAGGGATTATGCGAAGAGGATAATGAAGGCGGAAGAGGTGTTGATAAGCGGCGAGGTGAATGAGGCCATATGGTCCAAGGGCTCGGGGAATCCGCCTAGGAAGATGAGGGTGAGGCTGGTTAAGGATAAGGAGGGCAAGGTCATAGTCTATCCGGCCTAG
- a CDS encoding 50S ribosomal protein L39e — protein MARNKPTARKRRLARALKENRAVPAWVVARTLGRVRTNPKRRNWRRDRLKV, from the coding sequence TTGGCTAGGAACAAGCCCACCGCTAGGAAGCGAAGGCTCGCTAGGGCCTTGAAGGAGAATAGGGCCGTGCCCGCATGGGTGGTCGCACGGACATTGGGCAGGGTTCGGACCAATCCCAAGAGGAGGAATTGGAGGAGGGATAGGCTGAAGGTTTAA
- a CDS encoding DNA-binding protein — MSDEELEELRRRRMAELQEAAEEERRRAQLRRRLEEEKQALLFQILSPEARQRLTNIKMVRPEFAAQLELQLIQLAQSGRVKIPITDQQLKEALKSLQSLKRDIRIRRI; from the coding sequence TTGAGCGACGAGGAGCTGGAGGAGCTGCGCAGGAGGAGGATGGCCGAGCTCCAAGAGGCGGCGGAGGAGGAGCGCAGGAGGGCCCAGCTGAGGAGGAGGCTGGAGGAGGAGAAGCAAGCCCTGCTCTTCCAAATATTATCCCCGGAGGCTAGGCAGAGGCTAACGAACATAAAGATGGTTAGGCCCGAGTTCGCCGCCCAGCTGGAGCTCCAGCTCATACAGCTCGCCCAATCGGGCAGGGTGAAGATCCCGATAACGGATCAACAATTGAAGGAGGCTCTAAAGAGTTTGCAATCTCTTAAGAGGGACATAAGGATAAGGAGGATTTAG
- a CDS encoding 30S ribosomal protein S19e: MPTPFEVPANLLIERLAKYIKEEVSEVSPPHWALTAKTGAHAEHPPKDPDWWYIRCASLLRKLYIKGPIGVSRLRSEYGGRKRSGRRAERVLKGGGSSIREPLQQLEAAGLVEKVGKKGRGLTSEGRSLLDRMAAQILKDLKKGSEG, translated from the coding sequence TTGCCTACGCCGTTCGAAGTGCCGGCCAACCTGCTCATCGAAAGGCTAGCCAAGTACATAAAGGAGGAGGTCAGCGAGGTATCCCCTCCCCACTGGGCCCTCACGGCGAAGACCGGGGCCCATGCGGAGCATCCCCCGAAGGATCCGGATTGGTGGTATATAAGATGCGCCTCCCTCTTAAGGAAGCTCTACATAAAGGGCCCCATAGGGGTTTCGAGGCTAAGGTCCGAGTATGGGGGGAGGAAGAGGAGCGGAAGGAGGGCGGAAAGGGTCTTGAAGGGGGGCGGATCCTCCATAAGGGAGCCCCTCCAACAGCTCGAGGCCGCGGGCTTGGTTGAGAAGGTTGGGAAAAAGGGCAGGGGGCTAACCAGCGAGGGGAGGAGCCTATTGGATAGGATGGCGGCCCAGATCCTGAAGGATCTGAAGAAGGGGAGCGAGGGTTGA
- a CDS encoding ribonuclease P protein component 4 — protein sequence MRRQRGAEREIARERIEILFRLAKESFGEDRELSRRYIALAKRIGMRARVRIPRELKWFVCKGCGALLIPPKNCRVRIRSGGNPRIVLTCLDCGSIKRFPMGSKGR from the coding sequence ATGAGGCGACAAAGGGGGGCGGAGAGGGAGATCGCGAGGGAGAGGATCGAGATCCTATTCCGATTGGCAAAGGAGTCCTTCGGGGAGGATAGGGAGCTTTCAAGGCGTTACATAGCATTGGCGAAGCGGATAGGTATGAGGGCTAGGGTGCGGATTCCGAGGGAGCTGAAATGGTTCGTTTGTAAAGGATGCGGGGCCCTTCTCATCCCCCCAAAGAATTGCAGGGTCAGGATTAGATCCGGGGGAAATCCTCGGATCGTCCTAACATGTTTGGATTGCGGGAGCATCAAAAGGTTCCCGATGGGTAGCAAGGGGCGATGA
- a CDS encoding Gar1/Naf1 family protein, whose amino-acid sequence MKRLGHVLHQSNNRNLILRSKSGPPPELGAKVYDAKRRPLGIVVDVFGPVKSPYIEVKPLLINAEGLIGRSVYIRSERERA is encoded by the coding sequence TTGAAAAGGTTAGGCCATGTCTTGCATCAGTCGAATAACCGGAACCTCATCCTTAGATCTAAATCGGGCCCTCCTCCAGAACTCGGAGCCAAGGTCTATGATGCCAAGCGAAGGCCATTGGGCATCGTTGTGGATGTCTTCGGGCCTGTTAAGTCCCCCTACATCGAGGTCAAGCCCCTCCTGATCAATGCGGAGGGATTGATCGGGAGATCCGTTTACATAAGATCTGAAAGGGAACGGGCGTGA
- a CDS encoding transcription initiation factor IIB, whose protein sequence is MDEEGDSDTIIEVGQRAKACPECGSTHIIVDYESAEVVCRSCGFVVDEKIADTRPEWRAFDEEQREKRARVGAPMTYALHDKGLSTMIDWQDNKVLGKRDNPAKQMELYKLRKWQRRIRVSDSIERNLAAALAEMTKMAEALNLPKNIVETSSILYRRAIKKRLIRGRSIHTMSAAVIYLSCRQCGIPRTLDEIAAASNVSKKEIGRSYRLILKELSTPVPPSMGGNYAARFSNKLAISGMAEAIAIKILEAARTIRLTSGRGPTGIAAAATYIATVLTNERRTQREVAEVANVTEVTIRNRYKELLERICIEVYV, encoded by the coding sequence TTGGACGAAGAGGGAGATTCCGATACCATAATCGAGGTTGGGCAAAGGGCCAAGGCCTGCCCGGAATGCGGCAGCACCCATATAATAGTTGATTACGAATCGGCCGAGGTCGTATGCAGGAGCTGCGGCTTCGTCGTGGATGAGAAGATAGCCGATACGAGGCCGGAATGGAGGGCCTTCGATGAGGAGCAAAGGGAGAAGAGGGCTAGGGTGGGAGCCCCGATGACCTATGCCCTCCACGACAAGGGCCTCTCCACGATGATAGATTGGCAGGACAATAAGGTCTTGGGGAAGAGGGATAATCCAGCGAAGCAGATGGAGCTCTACAAGCTTAGGAAATGGCAGAGGAGGATAAGGGTTTCGGATTCAATCGAGAGGAATTTGGCCGCGGCTCTCGCGGAGATGACCAAGATGGCTGAGGCGCTGAACCTGCCGAAGAACATCGTGGAAACTTCCTCGATCCTTTATCGGAGGGCCATAAAGAAGAGGTTGATAAGGGGTAGGTCCATACACACAATGAGTGCCGCGGTCATATATTTGAGCTGCAGGCAATGTGGGATCCCGAGGACGCTCGACGAGATAGCGGCGGCATCCAACGTGAGCAAAAAGGAAATAGGCAGATCCTATCGCCTCATATTGAAGGAGCTAAGCACTCCCGTTCCGCCATCCATGGGCGGGAATTATGCGGCTAGGTTCTCGAACAAGCTGGCGATCTCCGGGATGGCCGAGGCGATAGCTATAAAGATACTGGAGGCGGCGAGGACCATAAGGCTAACCAGCGGGAGGGGGCCGACCGGGATAGCGGCCGCGGCCACATATATAGCAACGGTCCTGACGAACGAAAGGAGGACCCAAAGGGAGGTTGCTGAGGTGGCGAACGTAACCGAAGTGACCATAAGGAACAGATATAAGGAATTACTGGAGAGGATATGCATAGAAGTGTATGTATAA
- a CDS encoding 16S rRNA methyltransferase, giving the protein MKLLLILAESSLEPIPDEIRDHPAVRKSARRRGKDPSELILDRSLHHFAMRGLPNSEKRGRPDIVHMALLEALGSPLNKEGMLSLHVHTIGDMIIEVNPSVRLPRNYNRFLGLMEQLFAKGSIVSPSGEELLRIRPGRMRDLLEALNPSTTLAFTRAGPPRTMKDCIRELMARDRPAAIIGGFPRGGFSEETLGLADAMARIDRESLDASIVASRLICGFEEALGLPEKRIRDPDQT; this is encoded by the coding sequence ATGAAGCTCCTTTTGATATTGGCCGAATCCTCCCTCGAGCCAATACCGGATGAGATAAGGGATCATCCGGCGGTTCGGAAGAGCGCTAGGAGGAGGGGGAAGGATCCGAGCGAGTTGATATTGGACAGGAGCCTCCACCATTTCGCCATGAGGGGCCTCCCCAACTCGGAGAAGAGGGGGAGGCCGGATATAGTCCACATGGCGCTCCTAGAGGCCTTGGGAAGCCCCCTGAATAAGGAAGGGATGCTCTCCCTCCATGTACACACGATAGGGGATATGATAATCGAGGTGAACCCGAGCGTTAGGTTGCCTAGGAATTATAACAGGTTCTTGGGCCTCATGGAGCAATTGTTCGCTAAGGGCTCGATAGTCTCCCCCTCCGGGGAGGAGTTGTTGAGGATACGCCCCGGCCGGATGCGGGATCTCCTCGAGGCCCTGAACCCCTCGACGACCTTGGCCTTCACGAGGGCCGGTCCCCCGAGGACGATGAAAGATTGCATCAGGGAGCTCATGGCCCGCGATAGGCCGGCCGCCATAATTGGCGGATTCCCTCGCGGGGGATTCTCGGAGGAGACCTTGGGGCTTGCGGACGCGATGGCCCGAATCGATCGCGAATCCCTCGATGCCTCCATCGTCGCCTCGAGACTGATATGTGGGTTTGAGGAAGCCCTCGGCCTGCCCGAGAAGCGGATAAGGGATCCGGATCAAACTTAA
- a CDS encoding DNA-binding protein encodes MAEDEELELLKRKKLQEIQRRLAMKRDSVEKPEGEDRGEALRKALVGRAWEVLMAAKRQYPRAAERVEAALARAISEGKIKGPITGEQLLWLFRYLGLNVRLETRIRIYEHGELKSIAEKLRGED; translated from the coding sequence TTGGCGGAGGACGAGGAACTCGAGCTCCTGAAGAGGAAGAAGCTCCAAGAGATCCAAAGGAGGCTCGCGATGAAGCGGGATTCCGTTGAAAAGCCCGAGGGCGAGGATCGGGGGGAGGCGTTGAGGAAGGCCCTCGTCGGAAGGGCTTGGGAGGTGCTGATGGCTGCCAAGAGGCAGTATCCGAGGGCCGCGGAGAGGGTGGAGGCGGCTTTGGCGAGGGCCATCTCCGAGGGGAAGATCAAGGGCCCAATAACGGGGGAGCAGCTACTATGGCTATTCAGGTACCTGGGGCTTAACGTTAGGTTGGAAACAAGGATCAGGATTTACGAGCACGGGGAACTCAAATCTATAGCGGAGAAGCTGAGGGGAGAGGATTGA
- the purB gene encoding adenylosuccinate lyase, producing MKQSNKGYDSFKSPFSWRYGSDEMRRIFSEIHYRALWRRIWVALAEAQAEYGLISPEELEDIKSKMGEENIDVERALEIEREIKHDLMAELKSYSEQCPIGGGKLHWGATSADIEDNADIIRIREAMGIVIERLLDCLEALSGLISRYKDLPCLGWTHLQPAEPMTLGYRFANYAQDLILDLGLIEYLMVEVLKGKGIKGAVGSAASFAAILSGKGKPSDMERRAMERLGIEAFPVSSQTYPRKVDFLVLSALSSIAQSAHKFGMDLRHFQSPTLGELQEPFHERQVGSSAMPFKRNPIQSERMCSLARYVSALPKIAWDNAACTIFERTLDDSANRRVILPEAFLAIDECLRLYSKILDGLAVNERAIGENLRRFGPWAGLERVLMRLVERGMNRQDAHERLRVHSQRAWRAVMEGLGNPLPDLLKGDEEISKRLSPEEVDELLDVRSHVGDCRDRCLNLLSQLEGILRRYRRGAG from the coding sequence ATGAAGCAATCGAATAAGGGCTACGATTCCTTCAAATCCCCATTCAGTTGGCGCTACGGGAGCGATGAGATGAGGAGGATCTTCTCGGAAATCCATTACAGGGCCCTATGGAGGCGGATCTGGGTCGCGCTGGCCGAGGCTCAAGCGGAATACGGCCTGATATCCCCGGAGGAGTTGGAGGACATCAAATCCAAGATGGGGGAGGAAAACATCGACGTGGAAAGGGCATTGGAGATAGAGCGGGAGATAAAGCACGACCTCATGGCCGAGCTGAAATCCTACTCCGAGCAATGTCCGATCGGCGGAGGGAAGCTCCATTGGGGAGCGACGTCTGCGGACATAGAGGATAACGCTGATATCATAAGGATCAGGGAGGCCATGGGGATCGTGATCGAAAGATTATTGGATTGTTTGGAGGCCCTCTCGGGTCTGATATCGCGATATAAGGATCTCCCATGCTTGGGATGGACGCATCTCCAACCCGCCGAGCCCATGACCTTGGGCTATAGGTTCGCCAACTATGCCCAAGATTTGATCTTGGATCTGGGGCTCATTGAATACCTAATGGTCGAGGTCCTAAAGGGCAAGGGGATAAAGGGCGCCGTCGGCTCAGCGGCCAGCTTCGCGGCCATATTATCGGGCAAGGGCAAGCCGAGCGATATGGAGAGGAGGGCCATGGAGAGGCTTGGGATTGAGGCCTTTCCGGTTTCGAGCCAAACGTACCCGAGGAAGGTGGATTTCCTAGTCCTATCAGCTTTATCCTCCATAGCCCAAAGCGCTCATAAGTTCGGGATGGATTTGAGGCATTTCCAATCCCCGACCCTCGGGGAGCTCCAAGAGCCGTTCCACGAGAGGCAGGTGGGATCCTCGGCCATGCCGTTCAAGAGGAACCCGATCCAATCGGAGAGGATGTGTTCCTTGGCCAGATACGTCAGCGCCCTCCCTAAGATCGCTTGGGACAATGCAGCTTGTACGATATTCGAGAGGACCTTGGACGATTCCGCGAACAGGAGGGTGATCCTGCCAGAGGCCTTCTTGGCGATAGATGAATGCTTGAGGCTTTACTCGAAGATACTCGATGGCCTAGCTGTCAACGAGAGAGCCATAGGGGAGAACTTGAGGAGGTTCGGCCCATGGGCCGGCTTGGAGAGGGTTTTGATGAGGCTCGTGGAAAGGGGGATGAATCGGCAGGATGCCCATGAGAGGCTGAGGGTTCATTCCCAAAGGGCATGGAGGGCCGTGATGGAGGGGCTCGGGAATCCATTGCCGGATCTTCTGAAGGGCGACGAGGAGATATCCAAAAGGCTAAGCCCCGAGGAGGTCGATGAGCTCCTCGATGTGAGGAGCCACGTGGGCGATTGCCGGGATCGTTGCCTGAACCTCCTATCCCAACTGGAGGGGATACTGAGGAGATATCGCCGCGGGGCCGGATAG
- the purS gene encoding phosphoribosylformylglycinamidine synthase subunit PurS has translation MVEVIIQNKEMAKDPEGETIERDLIHRGGYDSIRAVRSGKYLRMLVKADGPRMAREIVVKMCNELRLFNPVVHSCSVKVRASGGKGGKD, from the coding sequence TTGGTCGAGGTAATCATACAAAATAAGGAGATGGCGAAGGATCCGGAGGGTGAGACGATAGAGAGGGACCTCATCCATAGGGGAGGATACGATTCTATAAGGGCCGTGAGATCCGGCAAGTATCTTCGGATGCTCGTCAAGGCGGATGGCCCTCGGATGGCGAGGGAGATCGTGGTCAAGATGTGCAATGAGCTGAGGTTGTTCAACCCCGTCGTCCATTCCTGCTCCGTAAAGGTCAGGGCGAGCGGGGGGAAAGGTGGCAAGGATTGA
- the purQ gene encoding phosphoribosylformylglycinamidine synthase I: MRIAVLNFPGSNCELDTVYVLRRLLNLDAELVWHEAFDRSGYDAVILPGGFSYGDYLRAGAIAAHSPAMRHVKAMADDGKPVIGICNGFQILTEAGLLPGALLRNEGLNFICRWVSLRVESNKSALTWLMPRGAIIRLPIAHAEGRYVNERRAIKELWRNGQVILTYVDELGNPTPDANPNGSMDNIAGICNEWGNVVGLMPHPERGSERVLSPFGSEDGLMLFESLLCFMEGRDGPCEAN; the protein is encoded by the coding sequence TTGAGGATCGCGGTCCTCAACTTCCCCGGATCGAATTGCGAGTTGGATACGGTCTACGTCCTCCGCCGGCTCTTGAACTTAGATGCCGAGCTCGTATGGCATGAGGCCTTCGATCGATCCGGGTATGATGCGGTCATATTGCCGGGCGGCTTCTCCTATGGGGATTACCTCAGGGCCGGGGCGATAGCTGCCCATAGCCCGGCCATGAGGCACGTGAAGGCCATGGCGGATGATGGGAAGCCCGTGATCGGAATATGCAATGGGTTCCAAATATTAACGGAGGCCGGATTGCTCCCCGGGGCTCTCCTAAGGAACGAGGGGTTGAACTTCATTTGCCGATGGGTTTCGCTGAGGGTGGAATCTAACAAGAGCGCATTGACTTGGCTGATGCCGAGGGGCGCAATCATAAGGTTGCCGATCGCCCATGCCGAGGGGCGATATGTTAACGAGAGGCGCGCGATCAAGGAGCTTTGGAGGAACGGGCAAGTGATCTTGACCTACGTCGATGAGCTGGGGAACCCGACCCCCGATGCCAACCCGAACGGCTCCATGGACAACATAGCCGGGATATGCAATGAATGGGGGAACGTCGTTGGGCTGATGCCCCATCCGGAGAGGGGATCGGAGAGGGTGCTGAGCCCCTTCGGTAGCGAGGATGGCCTCATGTTATTCGAATCGCTGCTCTGCTTCATGGAGGGGAGGGATGGACCCTGCGAAGCGAATTGA